One bacterium BMS3Abin08 genomic window carries:
- the miaB_2 gene encoding (Dimethylallyl)adenosine tRNA methylthiotransferase MiaB — translation MKCVLIIPSWVPEDIFPTKTASSQINYWQPLGTLYVAASLLEAGHEVRFLNGAFLSHDEIIDETERYKPDFAGIYSTTFGWSMAKNTAGDIRRRMKDVFIVAGGPYPIALKGGCLEDAKSLDAVVTGEGEATLVELLERLSRGIPLNGLKGLAYREGDLVVENPPRPLIDDLDSLPFPARELLGKSDSYIPPPATYRRRPVAVVISSRGCNRRCIFCFQIDRQRAKGIRYRSIDNVMKEIEHCLRQGYREIKFIDDTLAADYGRALELAEEIRRRGLDFTWFASACVHQVDRRLLKAFRDAGCWAILMGAESGVQKNLNTLRKGITLEQIRRAVRDAKDVGLRVFTPFLIGIPGETYEEALKTIDFACELDPDMANFHSLTPFPGTDLFDNLERFGTVSDDLKDYTYQGAAFTPYTMGRDDIRELRQIAFRRFYSRPGFLIRRLLSIRTLHDVVISAKGLKGLLWLWLKRDLFHPNTGR, via the coding sequence ATGAAATGCGTCCTTATCATACCCTCCTGGGTGCCAGAGGATATCTTTCCTACCAAGACTGCAAGCTCTCAGATCAACTACTGGCAGCCCCTCGGAACCCTCTACGTTGCCGCCTCACTGTTGGAGGCAGGCCACGAGGTCAGGTTCTTAAATGGCGCATTCCTGAGCCATGATGAAATCATCGATGAGACGGAAAGATACAAGCCCGACTTTGCAGGTATCTATTCAACCACCTTTGGCTGGAGCATGGCAAAGAACACGGCCGGGGACATAAGGAGGCGAATGAAGGACGTCTTCATTGTAGCCGGTGGCCCCTATCCGATTGCATTGAAAGGCGGGTGTCTCGAGGACGCAAAATCGCTTGATGCCGTTGTGACCGGCGAGGGGGAGGCAACCCTGGTCGAACTCCTTGAAAGGCTCTCAAGGGGTATCCCGCTGAACGGTCTTAAGGGTCTGGCCTACCGGGAGGGAGATTTGGTAGTGGAGAACCCGCCAAGACCCCTTATCGATGACCTTGACTCCCTGCCCTTCCCTGCAAGAGAACTCCTTGGAAAGTCAGACAGCTATATCCCCCCCCCGGCAACATACCGGAGAAGGCCGGTTGCCGTGGTTATTTCATCGAGGGGATGCAACCGTAGGTGCATCTTCTGTTTTCAGATAGACCGGCAGAGGGCGAAGGGGATCAGATACAGAAGCATCGATAATGTAATGAAAGAGATAGAACACTGTCTTAGGCAGGGATACCGGGAGATAAAGTTTATTGACGACACTCTTGCCGCCGATTACGGAAGGGCTCTGGAACTTGCAGAGGAGATCAGGAGAAGGGGGCTTGACTTCACCTGGTTTGCCTCTGCCTGTGTGCATCAGGTTGACAGGAGACTTCTTAAGGCTTTCAGGGACGCCGGCTGCTGGGCCATCCTTATGGGGGCTGAAAGTGGTGTGCAGAAAAACCTCAACACCCTCAGGAAGGGGATTACCCTTGAGCAGATAAGGAGGGCCGTCAGGGATGCAAAGGATGTGGGGCTTAGGGTGTTCACACCTTTTTTGATAGGCATCCCCGGTGAGACCTATGAGGAGGCCCTTAAGACCATCGATTTCGCCTGCGAACTCGACCCTGACATGGCAAACTTCCACTCACTTACACCGTTCCCCGGGACTGATCTCTTTGACAATCTTGAGAGATTCGGGACCGTTTCGGATGACCTGAAAGACTACACTTACCAGGGCGCCGCGTTCACCCCTTACACCATGGGGAGGGATGATATAAGAGAACTCCGGCAGATCGCCTTCCGGAGGTTTTACTCCAGACCGGGATTTCTGATCAGGAGGCTCCTTTCAATAAGGACACTCCATGACGTCGTCATATCCGCCAAGGGCCTGAAAGGCCTGTTATGGCTCTGGTTAAAGAGAGACCTTTTTCACCCTAATACCGGAAGATAA
- the albA_5 gene encoding antilisterial bacteriocin subtilosin biosynthesis protein AlbA yields the protein MKYTPLRHLPSVIWKKRPIQFTFFVTRRCNARCPFCFYLNGPVTETSSPELGLDEIRRVADSLGSLLWLSFSGGEVYLREDIVEITRVFYERCRPSIILLSTNALLPETISERTEEILRSTPKSTVVVKLSLDGDEGVHDRMRGVKGAYAKVMETYEKLRCLLDGYSNFELGINTLFSSGNQGSLEPLIEHVKSLDGIKTHTVSLIRGQGLDEVDMDEYFRVIRILEKNLKTGEAGVYRFRGAGLKAAQDILQRRLIFEIATKERRTMPCYAGRLTLVMTEGGDVFPCEAFNQKLGNIRDCNCDIREIIRSERAKRVRGFIKSGGCLCSHECYLMMNILFNMRMYPAVLKEYLALASGRD from the coding sequence ATGAAATACACACCATTGAGACATCTGCCATCGGTAATATGGAAGAAACGGCCGATTCAGTTCACCTTCTTTGTTACAAGGAGGTGTAATGCAAGGTGTCCCTTCTGTTTTTATCTCAATGGCCCTGTTACAGAAACCTCCTCTCCGGAACTCGGCCTTGATGAAATCAGGCGCGTGGCAGACTCATTGGGCAGCCTCCTCTGGCTATCCTTCTCTGGTGGAGAGGTCTACCTCCGTGAGGATATAGTGGAAATTACAAGGGTGTTTTATGAGAGATGCAGGCCTTCGATCATTCTGCTTTCAACAAATGCCCTTCTGCCTGAGACGATAAGTGAGAGGACCGAGGAAATTCTAAGATCGACTCCCAAGAGCACCGTTGTTGTGAAGCTCTCTCTCGACGGGGATGAGGGTGTCCATGACAGGATGAGGGGAGTCAAGGGAGCCTATGCAAAGGTGATGGAAACCTATGAAAAACTGAGGTGCCTTCTCGACGGCTACAGCAACTTCGAACTCGGAATAAATACGCTGTTTTCTTCAGGGAATCAGGGCTCTTTAGAACCCCTTATTGAACATGTAAAAAGCCTCGACGGTATCAAGACACACACCGTATCCCTCATCAGGGGACAGGGCCTCGATGAAGTTGATATGGATGAGTACTTCAGGGTGATCAGGATCCTTGAAAAGAACCTCAAGACCGGGGAGGCAGGCGTTTACAGATTCAGGGGAGCGGGGTTAAAGGCGGCACAGGACATTCTTCAGCGGCGGCTGATCTTCGAGATTGCGACCAAAGAAAGACGGACCATGCCCTGTTATGCCGGCCGGCTTACCCTTGTTATGACGGAAGGTGGTGATGTTTTTCCCTGTGAAGCCTTCAATCAAAAACTTGGAAATATCAGGGACTGCAATTGCGATATCAGGGAGATAATAAGATCGGAGCGAGCAAAACGGGTAAGGGGTTTCATAAAAAGCGGCGGATGTCTCTGTAGTCACGAGTGTTACCTGATGATGAACATACTTTTCAATATGCGGATGTACCCGGCGGTCCTGAAGGAGTACCTGGCCTTAGCTTCCGGTAGAGATTAA
- the epsJ_2 gene encoding putative glycosyltransferase EpsJ → MNIDLSVVIPNRNGSSTIGLCLESVFRQLFTGYEVIVVDDGSDDGSAEVIEGFPCRLIRLEKHSGASSARNRGAGAARGPLIFFTDADCILEPDTLTRVYNALKERGAGFVIGGTYTELSHDRGFFSDFQSVFINYSETRHPQTPDYIPTHAMALHKETFSLIGGFREDFLPILEDVEFSHRARTKGCSLIMQPDTKVRHIFDYNLVSSFRNALKKSFYWSIYSLRRRDFLRDSGTASHELKSNVLFFVLSIMVLIAGIVLGTSMLFVLVPVFFAVNCFLSRDLVRAFYQAGGIFFALKSVLYYTLLYPVPVAVGSMGGIIFYPFLGKRL, encoded by the coding sequence ATGAACATAGATCTGTCAGTAGTGATACCGAACCGGAACGGGAGTTCAACGATTGGGTTATGTCTTGAGTCCGTGTTCAGGCAGCTCTTTACCGGATATGAGGTGATAGTTGTTGATGACGGCTCTGATGACGGCTCTGCCGAGGTTATCGAGGGGTTTCCATGCAGACTGATAAGACTTGAAAAACATTCCGGTGCCTCAAGTGCAAGGAACCGCGGTGCAGGGGCTGCACGTGGTCCGCTGATCTTCTTTACCGATGCCGACTGCATCCTTGAGCCCGATACCCTGACAAGGGTATATAATGCCCTGAAGGAAAGGGGTGCAGGCTTTGTTATTGGTGGAACCTATACCGAACTCTCCCATGACAGGGGTTTTTTCAGCGATTTCCAGTCCGTGTTTATCAACTACTCAGAGACAAGGCATCCTCAAACGCCCGACTATATACCTACACATGCGATGGCGTTACATAAGGAGACCTTTTCCCTGATAGGTGGCTTCAGAGAGGATTTCCTCCCGATCCTGGAGGATGTTGAGTTCAGCCACAGGGCGAGGACAAAGGGGTGCAGCCTTATAATGCAACCGGATACAAAGGTGCGGCATATCTTCGATTACAACCTTGTTTCGTCATTCAGGAACGCCCTGAAGAAGTCCTTCTACTGGAGCATATACTCCCTAAGGAGGAGGGATTTCCTGAGGGACTCGGGGACGGCATCCCATGAGCTGAAATCGAACGTTCTCTTCTTTGTTCTCTCCATAATGGTTCTCATTGCAGGAATTGTTCTGGGGACCTCCATGCTTTTCGTTCTTGTGCCGGTCTTTTTTGCCGTTAACTGTTTCCTGAGCAGGGACCTTGTAAGGGCGTTCTATCAGGCAGGGGGTATCTTTTTTGCTTTGAAGTCCGTTCTCTATTACACATTGCTGTATCCGGTGCCGGTGGCCGTCGGTTCCATGGGAGGGATTATCTTTTATCCCTTTCTCGGAAAGAGGCTATGA